Genomic window (Jatrophihabitans sp.):
GGTGCTGGACCCGCTGCCGGTCAACCTGGACGTGCACGCGCTCACCTGCGCGCTCGGGCTGCCCACCCGGCACTACGACGTCCAGTTCGTCGGCCGGGCTCCGGCCGGCGCCGAGCCGGTGATCAGCTCCGAGTCCGATGACCTGCGCTGGTTTGAGGTCGACGATCTGCCGGCCGGCGTCTCACCGGAGTTGCCGATTCTTATCGGCCGGGCCGTCCAACGGGTGGCGGGCAACCGATGACCGAACCACCGATGGCCCGACCGCCGACGACTGGACACTCGATGGACCCCTTGCGACAGGTGTCGGACTGGCCGGTGCCCCACGCCGCGGCCGCGGTGCTCGGCCCGGCCGGCGTGCTGGCTGTCGTGGGCGACACCTCGATGCCGTTTCCGCTGGCCTCGGTGACCAAGCCGCTGGCCGCGCTGGGCGCCCTGGTCGCCGTCGAGGAGGGCGCCATCGAGCTCGACCGACCGGTGGTGGAGTACGCCGCCGAGCGACTGGGCGACGAGCTGGCCGCCGAACTGGGGTCGATGACCCTGCGGCACCTGCTCTCCCACGCCTCCGGGCTGGCCCCGGACCGCCGTAAGCGCGGGGCCGACGTCGGCGCCAAGCGGATCTACTCCAACGTCGGCTTCGACCTGGTCGGCGAGCTGGTCGCCGACGCCACCGGCATCGACTTCGCCGACTACCTCGCCGAAGCGGTGTTCGCGCCGCTGCGGATGAGCACCGCCTCACTGGCCGGCTCACCGGCCTTCGCGGGCACCGCCTCGGTGGCCGACCTGCAGGCCGTGATCGGCGAGCTGCTGAGCCCCAGCGGCCTGTTGCACCCCGACACCCTGGCCGACGCCCGCAGCGTGCAGTTCCCCGGCATCCTCGGGGTGCTGCCCGGCTACGGCGGCCAGCGCCCGAACGACTGGGGGCTGGGCTTTGAGATCCGCGGCCAGAAGGACCCGCACTGGACCTCGCCACGTAACTCCCCCGCCACCTACGGCCATTTCGGCCGCAGCGGCACGATGTTCTGGATCGACCCGCAGGCCCAGCTGGGCCTGGTGGCCCTGGCCGACAAGGGCTTCGGCCCGTGGGCGATCAGGGCCTGGCCGCAGCTGGCCGAGGCGGTGCTCGACAGCTACAGCTGAGAACCTCGTCGGCATAGTGCGGCCTGAATCCGCGGTTTCCGGCCTGGTAACCGCGGATTCAGGCCGCACAAAGGGAGTCGGACATCCAAGCCGACATCTTGGTAGCACATGTGCTAGCGTGAATCTATGATGACGGGTTTGCGGGAGCTGCGCCAACAGGCCAGTGAGCTGGTTCGGCAGGCTGAAGCCGGTGAGACGATCACGGTGACGGTCTCGGGCCGCGAGGTGGCTGAGTTGGGACCGGTGCGCCGAAACCGCTGGCGGCGGGGCACGGACATCGCCGACGTGTTCCGCGGGGCGCCCGACGAGGACTGGGCGCGGGACCGGGACGCGGTCGACGGCAGCGTGGTCGACCCGTTCAGCCGATGAGGGTCGTGCTGGACACCAGCGTGTTGCTGGGCCCCGACCCCGGTCCGATCGAGGCAGACGTCGCCATCTGCGCGGTGTCGCTTGCCGAGCTTCATTTCGGCGTCCTCGTCGCGGCCTCGCCGACGGTGCGGGCTGAGCGACTCCGTCGGTTGGGCGTCATCGAGAAGACCTTCGACGCGCTGCCGGTCGATGACGCCGTCGCACGTGAGTACGGCCGATTGGCCGCGGCGGTGGCAGCGGCCGGCCGGCAACCGAGAGCCCGCGTCGCCGATCTGCTCATCGCCGCGACCGCCGCCGCGCACCAGGCGACGTTGTGGACCCGCAACCCGAGCGACCTGGCAGGGCTTGAGGGCCTCGTCGACATCCACCAATCGGCTTGAGCACTGACGTCAGACCGCCAGGGCCACAGGTCAGGAGCTGGTGAGCAGAACGAGTCGCTGGGTCGCCCGGGTCATCGCCACATAGCGGTCGACGGCGCCTTCGATGCCACTGGTGACGCCGTCGAACGGCCCGCCGCCTGAGAGCTCGCCGGCCGGCTCCGTGCCGAAGGTGTCTGGGTCGATGAGGACGACCAGGTCGAACTCGAGCCCCTTTGATAGCAGCGGGGTCAGCGACCGGACCCGCGGCCTGTCCTGCAGCACTGCCCGGAACGCGGAGTCTTCGAGGTCACCGGCGCCGATGACGCAGGCGATGCCGTCGGCGTGCTCGGCCAGCCAGCCGTCCAGGATCGAACCCAGCTCGGAGACCGATCCATGTACGACGGGCACCCCGGTGCTGCGGATGGAGGTCGGCACGTTGGCGTCCGGGAGCACGGCCCGGATGACTGGCTCGGCCTCGGCCATCACCTCTTCCGGCGTCCGGTAGTTGATGCTGAGCGTCGCCAGCTTGATCTGGTCGAACCCGATCCGCTCCAGCCGCTCCTGCCACGACTCGGCGAACCCGTGCCGGGCCTGGGCGCGGTCGCCGACGACGGTGAAGCTCCGGGACGGGCAGCGCAGCAGCAGCATCTGCCACTCGGCGTCGGTCAGCTCCTGCGCCTCGTCGACGATGACGTGCGCGAAGGGACCGGCGAGCAGGTCCGGGTCGGCCTTGGGCAACCCGTCCTGGTCGATCAGGGCGTCCCGCAGGTCCTGGTGGCGCAGGGTGGTCATCAGGAGCAGCTCGGAGTCGTCGGCCGCGATGAGGTCATCGATCACCCGGGACATCGTCTGCCGCTGGGCAGCGATCTCGGCTTGCCGTCGCCGGGAGCGCCGGGCCGTCTCCGGATCGCCGAGCCGCTGCCGGGCAGCGTCCAGCAGCGGCAGGTCCGACACCGTCCAGGCCCGGGCATCTTTGCGCTGCAGCGCAAGCACATCGTCGCGGCTCAGCCAGGCAGCGCAGGCGCGCAGGTAGGCGGGCACCGACCACAGGTCAGCGACCAGGTCGGCCGCGTCGATCAGCGGCCACGCGCGGTTGAAGGCAGTCAGCAGCTCCCGGTTGCGCAGCAGCGACCTGCGCAGCTGCTCCTCCGGGACGTCCTCGTGCTTGTCCACCAGGATTGTGAGGAGCTCTCCGAAGACCTGCTCACGCGCCTCGTTGTGCGCGGTTCCGGGCTCAGCCGCCTCAAACGCCTCCGCCCAGTCGTCGGGTGTCAGCCGGACGTCGGCCCAGTCGGTCTCCACCGTCAGCGGTGTGGTCGGCGGCTCCTCGTAGAACCGGACGGCCGCCTCGATCGCCGTCACCAGTCCCGCCGAGGACTTCAGGCGCGCCACCTCCGGATCGGTCTCGATCACCGCCCTCGCGCCCTCGGCGACCAGATCGCGCAGGGTGCACAGCTGCACGCCCTCCTCGCCGAGGCTGGGTAGGACGTCGGCGACGTAGTCCAGGTAGGGCTGGTGCGGGCCGACGATCAGCACCCCGCCGGTGTGGTGACCGCCCTGGGAACGCAGCCGGGGGTCGGAGTAGAGCAGGTAGGCGGCGCGGTGCAGCGCGACGACGGTCTTACCGGTGCCCGGCCCGCCGTCGACGACCAGGGCGCCGGCCGAACCCGCGCGGATGATGGCGTCCTGATCGGCCTGGATGGTGGCGAGCACGTCCCGCATCCGGGGCGACCGGCTGCTGCCCAGGCTGGCGAGAAAGGCCGATTGGTCATCGAGCGCGGCGTGGCCTGCCGTCCCGGCCATCCCGTCGGCGGTGAACACCTCGTCCCAGTAGTCGCTGATCCGCCCCGCGCTCCAGCGATACCTGCGGCGGCTGGCCAGGCCCATCGGGTGGGCGTGAGTGGCGCCGAAGAACGGCTCGGCCGCGGCGGAGCGCCAGTCGAGCAGCAGCCGGCGGCCCTCGCTGTCGGTGAGGCCGAGCCGTCCGATGTACAGCGGCTCGGGGTCGTCCGCTCTGACGATGCGCCCGAGGCACAGGTCCACGCCGAAGCGGCGCAGGGCGCGCAGCCGAGCGGTCAGCCGATGGATCTCCAGGTCCCGGTCCAGAGCGTGCTGGCCGCTGCCGCCGGGCGCCTTGCGCTCGGCGTCGAGGCGGTCGGACAGGTCGGCGATCGCCTGCTCAAGGCTGCGCGCGAGGGCCGCGAAGTGCCGCTCGTCCCCGGCGATCAAACTCGGGTCGGCCTTGGCCGCGAGGTGGTGGGGAAGGTCGAACGCGCTGGCAGTCAGGGGGTTCACGCTCTGAGCTCCGATCTGAGGCCGGGGACGAGCCTGGGTGTCTGGGTGTCCGGTGTCCGGTGTCTGGCCCCGGCCGGCGATTCTGCGCCGCCACCCGGGGCTTGCCGCAAGCCCCCGGGTGCGCTATATGTTGAAAGTGGCAAGGGGTGCCAGACCCCGTTGCCCCCAGATCCGTCTCACTCGGATCCGTCTTCCTCAGATGCGGGACATGTCCTGCGGGCTGAACCGCGGGCCGTACTTGGGCGGCGTCAGGCCGCTGAGCAGGATCAGCCGGATCACCCGGGCCCGCTGCCCGGCCCACGGCCTGAGCAGCTCCAGCATCGTCGCGTCGTCGGTGCGCGGCGCGCCGGTCAGGGCGAAACCCACAATGTTGGAAAGGTGAAAGTCCCCGACGCTGACCGCGTCCGGATCGCCGAGAGCCCGCACCGTCGTCTCGGCGACGGTCCACGGCCCGACGCCGGGCACCAGCGCCAGCCGCTGGCGCGCGGCGGCCAATCCCTGGCCGGCAGCCAGCTCCACGCACTCCTCCAGCCGGTTTGCCACCGTCGCCGCGGCCCGGACCGCCCGGTAGCGCTTGGCGTCCACCCCGAACCGGTGCCAGTCCCAGCTGGGCACCTCCAGCAGCCGGGCCGGCTCGGCCGGCAGCCACAGCCGCGGTTCGGCCGGTCCCGGCGCCGGCTCGCCGTAGGCGTAGGTCAGCAGCCGCCAGGCGCGAAACGCCTCCCGGCCGGTGACCCGCTGCTCCAGGCAGGCCGGCACCAGCGAGTCCAGCACCCGGCCGGTCCTCATCAGCCGCACGCCGGGCCGGTCGCGCCGGGCCCGCCGCAGCACCGGATGGCCGCTGACGTCGAGCTCGGACCAGTCATCGCCGGCGCCGAGCAGGTCGGGCGTCGCGGCCAGCAGCCAGTCCGCGCCGGGCCCCCAGGCGCGGGCGTGCAGTTGCCCGCCTCCGGCGCTGATCGCGAGGGTGCCGGGGCCTTGCGGGGTGCGGCAGGCCCACCAGAACGTCCCGTCGACGAACCGGGCGACCGGGTCGCCGGCGCCGTGGCACAGCGGTCGCAGCGTGCGGGCGAGGTCGACCGGCGCCGGCGGCTGCCAGCGGAGTTCGACCATGCCCACACTGCTCATCGCATGCCCGTCGGTCAGCTGTCGGCCGAGAATCGCACGCTGCCGTCGGCAAGCTGGACGTCGGGCCAGACCCGCGCCCCGGACAGCAACTCCACGCGGGCGCCGATCACCGCCCGGTCCCCGATCACCACCGTGTCCAGCACGGCGCCGGCGCCGATGACCGCGTTGCGGCCGACGATGCTGGCACGCACCGAGGCGCCGGCCGCCACTCGCACGCCGTCGAAGAGCACCGAGCCGTCGATCACCGCGCCCGGCTCGATCACGCAGTTCCGGCCGACCGTGCAGCCGCCGGTCAGGATCGCGCCGTCGGCGACCTTCGCCTCCGGCAGCACCAGAGACTCACCGGTGGGCCCCGGCAGCGCCTCGGTGGGCGCGATTCCCCTTACCAGGTCGGCAGATCCGGCCACGAAGTCGGCCGGCTTGCCCAGGTCGCGCCAGTAGCTGGTGTCCAGGTAGCCGGTCACCAGGGCGCCGTCGGCGAGCAGGCCCGGAAAGGTCTCGAGCTCCACCGAGACCGGGCGTCCGGACGGGATCGACTCGACGACCGCGCGGGAGAACACGTAGGTCCCGGCGTTGATCTGGTCGGTGACCGGGTTCGGGTCCTTCTCCAGGAAGGCGGTCACCCGGCCGTCGGCGTCGGTCGGCACGCAGCCGAAGGCACGCGGGTCCGGCACGGTGGTCAGGTGCAGGGTGACGTCGGCGGACGTGCGGCGGTGCTGGTCGAGCAGGCCGGTCAGGTCGCAGCCGGTCAGGATGTCACCGTTGAAGATCATCGCGGTGTCCCCGCGCAGCAGGTGCGCGACGTTGCCGATCGCGCCGCCGGTGCCCAGCGGCTCGGTCTCCACCACGTACTCCAACTCCAGGCCCAGCGCCGCGCCGTCGCCGAAGTGCTCGGAGAACACCTCGGCCTGGTAGCTGGTTCCCAGGATGACGTGGGAGATTCCGGCGGCCTTGATCCGCGACAGCAGGTGGGTCAGGAAGGGCACGCCGGCCGTCGGCAGCATCGGCTTGGGCGCCGACAACGTCAACGGCCGCAGCCGGGTGCCCTTGCCGCCCACCAGCACTATCGCCTCGACCGATGCAGTCATCCGGCTTTCCCCTTATCAGCGTTGTCCATGCGGTTGGAGTCCTCTGGTAGGCGGCGCTGCTTGCCGTGCGGTCGGGCGCCGGCGCTGACGCCGCCGATGCGTAGTGACAATTGTTCCCGAACCGCCAGCCCGAGGCGTACCACCAGCCGCAACGGCAGCCAGCGCAGTCCCGGGTAGTGCCGGCTGAAATACAGCCAGGCGCTGTGATGGTGGGCCGAGGTCATCGCCGAGGCGTGCCGCGAGGTGGCGTGCGATCCGGTGTGGGTCACCGCCGCCGCGGGGACGTAGACGTTCAGCCAACCGGTGGCGGCCAGCCGCTCCCCCAGGTCCACGTCCTCGAAGTACATGAAGTACGCCGGGTCAAAGCCACCGACGGACTCGAAGGCCTGCCTGCGCAGCAGCAAGCATGACCCTGACAACCAGTCGGCGGTCCGCTCGGTCGGTTCTGAGTTCTCCCGACGGTAGGCGGCGCTCCAGGGATTGCTCGGCCACCACCAGCCGCACACGGCGTGCCCGATGCCCCGTCCGAGGGTGGGCAGCGCCCGGGCCGAGGGGTAGACCTGGCCGTCGGGCTGGCGGATCAGCGGGCCGAGCGAGCCGGCTCGGGGCCAGCGCTCGGTCGCGGCCAGCAGCTCGTCGAGCGAGCCCGGCTCCCACACCACGTCCGGGTTGGCCACCACCACCCAGTCGGCGCTGGTCGCCGCGACGCCGGCGTTGGCGGCCCGGCCGTAACCGACGTTGCCGCCGGTGCTGATCAGCCTGACCCCGGCGCGCCGCGCGGCTGCCTCGGGCGCCCCGTCGCTGGAGCCGTTGTCGGCCAGCAGCACCTCGACCTCGCGGTCGGTGGCCTGCTCCAGGCTGTCCAGAAAGCCGGTGAGCGAGCTGCCCGGCGAGAAGGTGACCGCGACGACCGCGACGGTGTCCTTGGCGGCGGCCTCCCCCGACCCGGCGCCGGCCGGCTCGGCGTCCGTCCGCTCGTCGCCGGTCGAACGCTCGTCGCCGGTCGAACGCTCGTCGTCGGTCGAGCGCTCGTCGCCGGTCGAGCGCTCGTTGTCGAACGCGGTGCCGGTCAACGCCTGCCTTCCAGCCCGCAACGCCGCAACGCGTCCTCATAAGCCCGCAGGTGGGCCTGGGCGCAGGCGGCCCAGCTGAACCCCGCCGCCCGGGCCAGGCCGGCCTGCCCCAGCTGCTCGCGCAGTCCCGGGTCGGCCAGCAGCCATCCGAGAGCGTCGGCGATGGAGGCGTCGTCGGGCTCGGTGTAGGCCACCGCCTCGCCGCCCACCTCGGGCAGCGCCAGCCGCCGGGTGGTCAGCACCGCCGCGCCGCAGGCCATCGCCTCCAGCACCGGCAGGCCGAAGCCCTCGCCGAGACTCGGATAGGCCACCACGGCGGCCGCGCCGAGCAGGCCGGGCAGCTCGGCCAGCGGCAGGTAGCCCGGACGCAGCAGCCGAAGGTGCGCCGGCGCCGCCGCCGCTGCGGCGTCGACCTCGCTGTCCCAACCGGCCCCGCCGGCCAGCACCAGGGCCGGTGGCCGCCCGTCGATCCGGGCGCAGGCCGACACCCAGCCCCGGATCAACGCCGGGACGTTCTTGCGGGGTTCCAGGGTGCCGAGGAAGGCGACGAACTCCTCGTCCGGCTCCAGGCCGGCGGCGGCTCGGGCCCGGGCCTTGGCCTCGGCGTCCGGCGGCGTGAACAGCGCCGTGTCCACGCCCAGGTGGGCGACCTGCACCCGGTCGGGCTCAAGGCCCAGCCGGCGGTGCAGCTCGTCGGCGGTGGCCTGGGCCGGCACGATGCAGACGTCGGCCCGGCGCACCGCCAGCCGGGTCGCGGCACGGAAGAACGGGCCCTTGGACCGGGTGTGCCACTGCGGGTCGGAGAAGAAAGTGCCGTCGTGCACGGTCACCGCCAGCGGGCCCCGCCAGCGCAGTGGATGGGTGTAGTGCGGTGAGTGCAGGATGTCGGGCGCGACCCGGGCGGCCACCGCGGGCAACCCGACCTGCTCCCAGGCCAGCCGGGCGGCCCGGCCGGCCGGCACCGCCACGTCCGGCACGCAGCCGACGCCCAAGTCCTCAAAGTGTTCCCGGTCGCGAGCCTGGGCCACGGCTGTCACCTCTACACCGGCCGCCGCCAGTGCGGGCAGCACATTGTCGAGGTAACGCCCGACCCCGCGCAGTTCGGCGGGGATGGCCGTGGCGTCGACAAGCACACGCAGCACGGCAGGACTCCAGACCGGGATAGGGACCGGGGAAAGACCGATCGTAGCGAACCACGCCTTCAGGCCCGGCCGCGCCGAGCGGGACCGCGGCGGCCTGCCGGATCGATATGACCCACCTCGCCCCCGGCTGCGCCGCGCCGCCCGTGGCTGGCCGTCGGGCGTCCTGCCAGGCACTAAGCTCGATGTCCGTGCCGGTATCCGACAGCGACGCGCCAACGGCCTCGCCAGCGGCGGACCGTCCGGCCCGATCTCGGCTGAGCGTGCTGCTCAAGGCCGGCGGCCTGGTGATCGCGGCTCTGGCGGTCGGGCTGTGCGTGCTGACCCTGGCCCGGGAGTGGAGCGGCATCTCCGACGCCCTCGGCGACGCCCGGCCGGGCTGGCTGCTGTTGGCCCTGCTGGCGGCCGCGGCGGCGATGACCGGCCTGGGACTGCTGTGGTGGCGCTGCCTGCAGGTGTTCGGCGCCGCCACCCGCCGCCGGGACGCGGTGTCCTGGTACTTCGGCGGCGAGCTGGGCAAGTACGTCCCCGGCGGCGTCTGGCCGGTGCTGGGCCGCGGTGAGCTGGCCTCGCGGGCCGGCGTCGCGCGCTCGACCGGCTACGTGACTACGCTGATCTCCTACGCCGCGATGTGCGTGGCCGCCGCCGTGGTGTGCGGGGTGCTCGCGCCGTTCGTGGCAGCCGACGGCGACGGTCTGAGCTGGGGCTGGCTGATGCTGGCGCTCATCCCGCTCGGGGTCGGCGCGCTGCATCCGGCGGTGCTGGGGCGGCTGCTGGCGGTGGGCGCGAAGCTGACCCGCGGCCGGGTGAGCATCGAGCCGCGACCGTGGCGGGTGATGCTGGGCCTGACCTGCTGGTCGATCGTGACCTGGCTGCTGGTGGGCGCGGTGTCGGTGTGGGTCGCCGAGGCGCTGGGCTACTCCCAGCAGCCGGCTCGGGTAGCGTTCGCCGCGGTGGCGGCCTGGATCATCGGCTTTCTGGCCATTCCGGTGCCGGCCGGGGCGGGGCTGCGCGAGCTGGTGTTCCTGGCGATCAGCGGCCTGGACAACGGGCCCGCGGTCGCGGTGGCAGCCATCGCCCGGCTGCTGTTCATCGCCGTCGACGCCGGCGGCGGGCTGCTCGGGCTGTGGGCTGCGCGCCGGGCCGGGGTGGCTGTGAGCGCACGCGCGGGCGCCGGCGACGGCACGCCGACTGACAGCGCATTGACCAACTGACAACGCATTGACCAACTGACAGCGCATTGACGAACGGGAGCATGCAGTGACTGACAAGTCGAACGCGTTGTTGCGCGCCAAGGGGCTCTACGCGGCCGGGGCGCGGGGCGCCGGCTCGGCGCTGACCAGGGCCGGACTGCTCAGCGAGCAGCCGCCCCCGCGCGACCAGCGCGCCAAGCACTGGATGTACAGCCTGACCCGGGCCTATGACTCGCTGGCGATCGCCGAGCTGGACGTGCCGTGGTGGACCTACCGGGCCATCGACGTGGTCGAGGCTTACCTGTCCGGGCTGGCGGCCCATC
Coding sequences:
- a CDS encoding glycosyltransferase family 2 protein, with the translated sequence MTGTAFDNERSTGDERSTDDERSTGDERSTGDERTDAEPAGAGSGEAAAKDTVAVVAVTFSPGSSLTGFLDSLEQATDREVEVLLADNGSSDGAPEAAARRAGVRLISTGGNVGYGRAANAGVAATSADWVVVANPDVVWEPGSLDELLAATERWPRAGSLGPLIRQPDGQVYPSARALPTLGRGIGHAVCGWWWPSNPWSAAYRRENSEPTERTADWLSGSCLLLRRQAFESVGGFDPAYFMYFEDVDLGERLAATGWLNVYVPAAAVTHTGSHATSRHASAMTSAHHHSAWLYFSRHYPGLRWLPLRLVVRLGLAVREQLSLRIGGVSAGARPHGKQRRLPEDSNRMDNADKGKAG
- a CDS encoding PIN domain-containing protein, whose amino-acid sequence is MRVVLDTSVLLGPDPGPIEADVAICAVSLAELHFGVLVAASPTVRAERLRRLGVIEKTFDALPVDDAVAREYGRLAAAVAAAGRQPRARVADLLIAATAAAHQATLWTRNPSDLAGLEGLVDIHQSA
- the helR gene encoding RNA polymerase recycling motor ATPase HelR; the protein is MNPLTASAFDLPHHLAAKADPSLIAGDERHFAALARSLEQAIADLSDRLDAERKAPGGSGQHALDRDLEIHRLTARLRALRRFGVDLCLGRIVRADDPEPLYIGRLGLTDSEGRRLLLDWRSAAAEPFFGATHAHPMGLASRRRYRWSAGRISDYWDEVFTADGMAGTAGHAALDDQSAFLASLGSSRSPRMRDVLATIQADQDAIIRAGSAGALVVDGGPGTGKTVVALHRAAYLLYSDPRLRSQGGHHTGGVLIVGPHQPYLDYVADVLPSLGEEGVQLCTLRDLVAEGARAVIETDPEVARLKSSAGLVTAIEAAVRFYEEPPTTPLTVETDWADVRLTPDDWAEAFEAAEPGTAHNEAREQVFGELLTILVDKHEDVPEEQLRRSLLRNRELLTAFNRAWPLIDAADLVADLWSVPAYLRACAAWLSRDDVLALQRKDARAWTVSDLPLLDAARQRLGDPETARRSRRRQAEIAAQRQTMSRVIDDLIAADDSELLLMTTLRHQDLRDALIDQDGLPKADPDLLAGPFAHVIVDEAQELTDAEWQMLLLRCPSRSFTVVGDRAQARHGFAESWQERLERIGFDQIKLATLSINYRTPEEVMAEAEPVIRAVLPDANVPTSIRSTGVPVVHGSVSELGSILDGWLAEHADGIACVIGAGDLEDSAFRAVLQDRPRVRSLTPLLSKGLEFDLVVLIDPDTFGTEPAGELSGGGPFDGVTSGIEGAVDRYVAMTRATQRLVLLTSS
- a CDS encoding glycosyltransferase family 1 protein; translated protein: MLRVLVDATAIPAELRGVGRYLDNVLPALAAAGVEVTAVAQARDREHFEDLGVGCVPDVAVPAGRAARLAWEQVGLPAVAARVAPDILHSPHYTHPLRWRGPLAVTVHDGTFFSDPQWHTRSKGPFFRAATRLAVRRADVCIVPAQATADELHRRLGLEPDRVQVAHLGVDTALFTPPDAEAKARARAAAGLEPDEEFVAFLGTLEPRKNVPALIRGWVSACARIDGRPPALVLAGGAGWDSEVDAAAAAAPAHLRLLRPGYLPLAELPGLLGAAAVVAYPSLGEGFGLPVLEAMACGAAVLTTRRLALPEVGGEAVAYTEPDDASIADALGWLLADPGLREQLGQAGLARAAGFSWAACAQAHLRAYEDALRRCGLEGRR
- a CDS encoding NDP-sugar synthase — encoded protein: MTASVEAIVLVGGKGTRLRPLTLSAPKPMLPTAGVPFLTHLLSRIKAAGISHVILGTSYQAEVFSEHFGDGAALGLELEYVVETEPLGTGGAIGNVAHLLRGDTAMIFNGDILTGCDLTGLLDQHRRTSADVTLHLTTVPDPRAFGCVPTDADGRVTAFLEKDPNPVTDQINAGTYVFSRAVVESIPSGRPVSVELETFPGLLADGALVTGYLDTSYWRDLGKPADFVAGSADLVRGIAPTEALPGPTGESLVLPEAKVADGAILTGGCTVGRNCVIEPGAVIDGSVLFDGVRVAAGASVRASIVGRNAVIGAGAVLDTVVIGDRAVIGARVELLSGARVWPDVQLADGSVRFSADS
- a CDS encoding serine hydrolase domain-containing protein, whose amino-acid sequence is MDPLRQVSDWPVPHAAAAVLGPAGVLAVVGDTSMPFPLASVTKPLAALGALVAVEEGAIELDRPVVEYAAERLGDELAAELGSMTLRHLLSHASGLAPDRRKRGADVGAKRIYSNVGFDLVGELVADATGIDFADYLAEAVFAPLRMSTASLAGSPAFAGTASVADLQAVIGELLSPSGLLHPDTLADARSVQFPGILGVLPGYGGQRPNDWGLGFEIRGQKDPHWTSPRNSPATYGHFGRSGTMFWIDPQAQLGLVALADKGFGPWAIRAWPQLAEAVLDSYS
- a CDS encoding lysylphosphatidylglycerol synthase domain-containing protein, whose product is MPVSDSDAPTASPAADRPARSRLSVLLKAGGLVIAALAVGLCVLTLAREWSGISDALGDARPGWLLLALLAAAAAMTGLGLLWWRCLQVFGAATRRRDAVSWYFGGELGKYVPGGVWPVLGRGELASRAGVARSTGYVTTLISYAAMCVAAAVVCGVLAPFVAADGDGLSWGWLMLALIPLGVGALHPAVLGRLLAVGAKLTRGRVSIEPRPWRVMLGLTCWSIVTWLLVGAVSVWVAEALGYSQQPARVAFAAVAAWIIGFLAIPVPAGAGLRELVFLAISGLDNGPAVAVAAIARLLFIAVDAGGGLLGLWAARRAGVAVSARAGAGDGTPTDSALTN
- a CDS encoding type II toxin-antitoxin system prevent-host-death family antitoxin; protein product: MMTGLRELRQQASELVRQAEAGETITVTVSGREVAELGPVRRNRWRRGTDIADVFRGAPDEDWARDRDAVDGSVVDPFSR